The Thermosynechococcus sp. HN-54 DNA segment CAGGCTTTTCCCAGCCCACCGGCTCTCTGTGCTCTAATTCAAAAAGCGGGTTTTCAGAGCGTGAAGCACTATCCCCTCCTAGGCGGGCTGATGGCGATTACTGTTGCGCAAAAGTAATCTACGTTACAAATATTAGGCTTCACTCCTTTGGCAATCCTCTAAGCTATAGATAGGCGAACCGCAGGGCGTTTGGAGGGCAGTATGTATAAAAAAATTCTCGTTGCAGTTGACGACAGTGAACTGGGAGAACAGGTCTTTCAAACGGCGCTGGACTTGGCACAGCACTACCAAGCCCAGATGATGCTGATTCATGTGCTTTCACCCACCAATGAATCCTATCCCGACCCCATCTTTACCACCCCCTTGGCCTCTGGGGTATATGTGGGACTTCATGAGGAAGTGATGCGCGCCTATGCCGAGCAGTGGGAAAACTTTGAGCAAAAAGGCTTGGATATGCTGCGCAACCTCACCCAAATTGCCATTGAAAAGGGGGTACCCACAGAATTTACCCAAGCCCTAGGGGATGCGGGTCGTGCTATCTGTGATCTGGCCAAAGATTGGGAAAGTGATTTGATTGTGCTGGGGCGGCGAGGTCTCAAGGGGTTGAGCGAGTTTTTCCTTGGCAGTGTCAGCAACTATGTGCTCCACAATGCCCACTGTTCTGTGCTCACCGTTCAGCGTCGCCGTGATTGAGACTCCCGTTCGCATTAAGTGTCTTGTACAACCTACCCGTCCCGAGTGGGTGATGCAGGCGATCGCTCACTTGGATACCATTTTGCTCGATCACTCCCACTGTGAGCGCAAAGCTGCGAGTGTCGCCATTAACTTGATGTTTCGCTATCCTTCCCACAAGCGGTTGGTAGACGCCCTCACTGATATTGCCCAAGAAGAACTGGAGCATTTCCGCCAAGTCAATCAACAACTCGAACGCCGCCACATTGCCCTTGCGCCTCTGAGTGCGCCCCCCTATGCCTCTCGGCTGAATGCGGCTGTCCGCCCGCAGGAACCTGATCGCTTCCTAGATACCCTATTGGTTTGCGCGTTGATTGAAGCTCGCAGCCACGAGCGATTACAACTGTTGGCTCAGCATTGCCCAGATCGGGAACTGGCGGAATTCTTTGCCAGCCTCGTCACTTCTGAGGCACGTCACTATGGCACCTATTGGTACTTGGCCTATGAGTTCTTTGGTCAAGAGGCGGTTGAAAACCGTCTGCGGAAGCTAGCTACTCTTGAGAGTGAGATTCTCAGTACGCCCTACCCCTTGCCCCGGATTCACAGTTAGCCCTAGATCGCTGGTGGTGTTGCCCCTTGAGCGGTGGTGGGCTGACCAACTGTAAGGCGCACCGTTTGGCCAAATTGCTCCAAAATGACTGCGGGTGTCGTGTCGTAGGCATCAATAGCACGCACAATTACATTGCCGGCGATCGTATCCCCCACCTGCACCGTGCGCGTGACATTCTCCTTGGGTGAGCGAATAATGGCTTGAAGGCGACCATCCACCGCAGCCACACCAAAAACTTTCACAGCTTGGGCATCAACCGGTGGGGGCGGTGGCGGGGGGGGTGTCGGTCGGCTAGCAGTAGAGGCAGTGCCTGCACCATTGCCGGCGGTGCCGGCAGAACCGGGAGCACCATTCCCCCCAGCACCATTGTCCATACCGCCAGTCCCTCCACTGCCCCCATTGATGCTACCCATATTGGGCAGGCGAATCGGCGCGAAGGGATTAGATCGGCCAATATTTGAGAGTCCCTCAATGTAGGTTTTCGGATTTGTGGGCGGCGTTAAGGCAGCAACCGCCGATCCAGCGGCAGTGGGTTCTGTCGGTTCAGGGGTTGGGGGGGCTGCTGTGGGGGGAGCAACCGGTTGCTCAGTGACTTCTGTTTCACTCACGATGAGGCCACAGCCGCTCATTGCTGCGGTCAGCAACCCAGTTGCAATGGTGATGAGTGTGGCGCGCTGTTTCAACATTTGGTGTCTCACCCTTGGATGATGGTCTGGTGGTGCAGACGTCTTCTTTCTTGCCTACTATAAAATGTACCGTTGGCTTTCAGTGGCTATGCATAGGCAGTTGCCAAAGTGGTCTTGGCGGCAGAGAGTTGCTGTGGGAGCGATCGCTCGGTACACTGAAGAACAACTGTAACGTTATTTACGGAATCAATCGGTCATGAGTGCTAAGCCCGTCGTGATTGCTCCCTCTATTCTCTCTGCGGACTTCAGTCGCTTGGGTGAAGAGATCCAAGCGGTGGATCGGGCGGGAGCCGACTGGATCCATGTGGATGTCATGGATGGTCGTTTTGTTCCCAATATCACGATTGGGCCATTGATTGTTGAGGCGATTCGCCCCTTGACCCAAAAGCCCCTCGATGTGCACTTAATGATTGTCGAGCCAGAAAAATACGTGGCGGATTTTGCCAAAGCGGGGGCGGATATTATCTCTGTCCATGCGGAACACAATGCTTCCCCCCACCTGCATCGCACCCTCTGTCAAATCCGCGAACTGGGCAAACAGGCAGGGGTGGTGCTTAATCCCTCTAGCCCTCTTGAACTCATTGAGTACGTCCTCGATGTTTGTGACCTCGTCTTGATTATGAGTGTCAACCCCGGCTTTGGTGGCCAGAAGTTTATTCCAGCAGTACTACCGAAAATTCGGCGCCTACGGCAACTGTGCGAAGAGCGCGGCCTAGACCCATGGATTGAAGTGGATGGCGGTCTCAAGGTGGACAATACGTGGCAAGTCCTTGAAGCGGGTGCCAATGCCATTGTGGCGGGTTCAGCCGTCTTTAAGGCACCGGATTACGCTGCCGCGATCGCTGGCATCCGCCATAGCAAACGCCCTAGTCCTGAGTTGGTAACCGCCTAGACACTGACTGCCGCGGGAACATTGAATCGCTGCCACGAAAAGGCTTTGAGGTGGCGATCGCCCGTCTGATGCAGGATCAAGTTGGCCATGAGCTTCGCTGTAATTGGGGCAAGCAAAATGCCATTGCGGTAGTGTCCTGTTGCCAAGTAAAGGTTGGCCGCTGGCCCTTGACCCAAAATGGGTAAGTCATCGGGGGTGGCTGGACGGTAACCCCACCAGGTATCAATCACCTCATAGCTCGCCAGTTCAGGAACAATTGCCGTGGCTCGGTTCAGCAGCCCTTGGAGTCCGGCAACGGTTGTTCCCCCTTGGAAGCCCACGTTTTCACTGGTGGCACCCACCACCACTTTGCCAGAGCGGCGCGGCACGAGATAGAGCTGATCGCCAAAGATCACATGGTTGAGCAGGGATTGCCCCGGCGGCTTAAGCGCCAGCATTTGGCCTTTGCGTGGGGTGATGGGTAGGGGCAGCAAACTTTGGGTCCAAGCGCCGGTCGCCAGAATGTAGATGCCGGCTGACCAACGCCCGCGATCGCTCTCTAGGGCAGTAATTTGCCCTTGGGGACTGTACTGAAACCGCTGAACCGTAACCCCCTCAATGACCTCGACGCCAAGAATACGAGCGGCGCTCACCAACACCTTGGCCAAGTTGCGGGTATTCACCTGACCATCCTGGGGAAACCACCAAGCGCCTAGCACAGTGTCAGCAAAGCCCGGCTGGTAATTCGCTAATTCTGGAGCGTCAAGCCAGCGACTGTCAGGTTCCATGGGGTGGGCGCGATCGCGCTGCCGCTCATCGGTTACCGGCGCCAAAATGCCACAGGGCCAGTAGCCCGCATCCATGCCCGTCAGTTGCTCAAGCTTATCAATCCACGTCGGGTAGAGATTGCGGCTCGCCGTACACAAATTCCACATGGCGCCTGCCGGCAAGCCTTCTGCTTGGGGGGCTAACATTCCCGCTGCCGCATGGAGTGCTGCTTCCCGAAACTGGCGGCTGAGAACCGTAGGTCGTGCCCCCCGCAATGCCAGTTCGATGGCGATCGCCAGCCCCATGGTGCCGCCACCAATAATCAAAATGTCTCGCTGTTCATCCCCAAGGATCATGCTTGACTGCTCAATCCCAATGCATGTGTTTTCCTATCTTGGCACTTGCCACCCCTTAAGGGTAGCCCAAACCACGCAAGTGAGGGGGGGTGAGCCTCCTTGTTTTCCCCTCCTGAAGTCCACTCGTTATAATAAGGGCGATCGCGGTGGATTTGCTGCCGCTGTGTGGTAACTGTCCATGATCTCATCCGGCTCTCACTACCCGATCTTTGGTCCTGAAATTCGTTGTCCCCACTGTCGGCAAGTCATTCCCGCCCTGACCCTCACCGATACGTACCTGTGCCCGCGCCACGGTCCTTTTGAAGCAAATGCCAAAACTGGAGAATTAATGCACCTGCAATCCGGTCGCATTTGGCGCCTCTGGGACGGCGAATGGTATCGCCAGCACACTCACCCCGACGGGATTCGCTTTGAAATCCACGATGCCCTCGATCGCCTCTACACCCAAGGCTACCGTGCCACCAAAGTCATTATTGCCGAACGCTATCGGGATCTCTTTTGTGCCTACCTCGAACGCAGTACCCCTTGGCGAGGCCCCACGGATCCGCAAATGCTGCGCCTCTTTGGTTTGCCCGTTGAGTTTAGCCCTCCCGCTAGCCAAGAAGAGCGCTGGGATGTGATTAACTTTGATCTCGAAAAAGAACCCGGCACCCCCATTCGCCCCCCCTATTTTCGGATGTTTGACTAGTGATGCTCACCCTCGCCGACTGTGGCGAACTGGAATTGATTGCCCGCCTGCGCCCCTATTGCCACAGGGAATTGATTGGCGATGATGCAGCGGTTCTGTCGCTACCCTCCGGTGAACAACTCGTTGTGAGCACCGACGTGCTGGTGGAGGGGGTGCACTTTAGTTTGGGGATGACCGATACCCCGGTAACAATGACGCCGGTGGATGTGGGCTGGCGATCGCTGGCCGCCAATTTATCCGACCTTGCGGCCATGGGGGCATTGCCCTTGGGGTTAACGGTGGGTCTCGCGGCACCGCGCAACTGTCCTGTGGCAACCATTGAGGGCATTTACCAAGGGATGGCTACCTGTGCTCAGGCCTATGGCACTAGTATTATCGGTGGCGATACCTGTCGCTCTAGCGTTCTCAGTCTCAGCATCACGGTCTTGGGCAGTGCGCCTAGGGAACGGATTATTTATCGCGATCGCGCCAAAGTGGGGGATGTCATTGTCGTCACTGGTCTGCATGGCGCCTCCCGCGCCGGTTTAGAGTGCCTGCTGCATCCCCAATGGGCGAGCACTGTACCCGAAGAACTGCGGCAAGCATGGATCCAAGCCCATCAGCGCCCCCAACCTCGATTGGATCTGGTGCCATGGCTCCACCAACATCTCCCCCCCTCGCGGATTGCTGGCATGGATAGCAGTGATGGCCTTGCGGCGGCTGTCTTACAAATTTGTCAAGCAAGCGGGGTCGGTGCAGTCCTTTGGGCAGAGCAAATTCCCAAGGTGTCCCATCTCGATCCGCAGCAGGCGTTAACATGGGCGCTCTACGGGGGTGAAGATTTTGAGTTAGTCCTCTGTGTCCCCCGCGAACTAGCGACCGAGGTATGTACAGCAGCGGGGAACAATGCGGCAATGGTTGGAGAAATTGTCCCTGAAACCACCGTCCAGCTTCAGCAGGCGGGCAAAACCCTACCCTTGCAGCCCCAGCAACTCTTTCAGCACTTTTAGTGGCCTGTGCAACAGCTAGAGAAGTCGCTACTCTCTGCTCGCAATCTTTCGATAGGGGGGACAGGCGTCAAGGAATATTACAAAAATTCATCAATTTTGCGGGCGATCGCCGACAAATCCCCATAAATTTATACATTTCTTAAAAAAATGCCGAGCTACCCCCGAATCGTTCTAATCTAAGTTAGCGCGTTAACTAAAAGTAAAGGGAGCCTCTTAGTAACCATGGTTGTCAAAGCAAGTGGTGGAAGCTCGGTTGCCCGCCCGCAACTTTATCAAACAGTCCCCGTTTCAACGATTATTCAAGCCGAACAGCAGGATCGCTTCCTGAATCGGGGTGAACTGGATGAACTCGCTGTTTATCTGCGCTCCGGGGCAAAACGCCTTGAAATTGCCACCACCCTCACCCGCAACGCCGACATCATTGTTTCCCGTGCTGCCAACCGCATCTTTGTCGGTGGTTCCCCCATGGCCTTCCTCTCTCGTCCCCAAACTGAAGAAGCCCCCCAATTCACCACTGGGGCAAGGGGCGAAGCCATTGACATGAAAGAAGCCATGAAGCTGGGAACCGCAACCTATGTGGACACCCGTGGTGGATTCCTAGAGGGCTTGCGCTCCGTCTTTAGTGCCTCTGGTGGTGGTGCGCCCGTGGGCTTCAAACCGATCAACATTGCCCGCTATGGCCCTGCCCGCATGGAAAAATCCCTGCGCGACTTGGATTGGTTCCTGCGCTATACCACCTATGCCATTGTGGCTGGCGACCCCAACATTCTAGCGGTGAATACGCGCGGCTTGCGGGAAATCATTGAGGCTGCTTGCTCCACTGATGCCACCATTGCTGCCCTACAAGAAATGCGGCGAGCCGCCCTCAGCTACTTTGAAAAAGACGCCGAAGCCAAGGGCATTGTGGAAACCTACTTTGAAGTTCTGATCAACGAATTTATTGCCCCTGCCCCCTCCGATAAAGTGCGGCAGCGCAACTCCACGGATCTTCAAGGCCTGCAACTACCC contains these protein-coding regions:
- the thiO gene encoding glycine oxidase ThiO, translating into MILGDEQRDILIIGGGTMGLAIAIELALRGARPTVLSRQFREAALHAAAGMLAPQAEGLPAGAMWNLCTASRNLYPTWIDKLEQLTGMDAGYWPCGILAPVTDERQRDRAHPMEPDSRWLDAPELANYQPGFADTVLGAWWFPQDGQVNTRNLAKVLVSAARILGVEVIEGVTVQRFQYSPQGQITALESDRGRWSAGIYILATGAWTQSLLPLPITPRKGQMLALKPPGQSLLNHVIFGDQLYLVPRRSGKVVVGATSENVGFQGGTTVAGLQGLLNRATAIVPELASYEVIDTWWGYRPATPDDLPILGQGPAANLYLATGHYRNGILLAPITAKLMANLILHQTGDRHLKAFSWQRFNVPAAVSV
- a CDS encoding universal stress protein; the protein is MYKKILVAVDDSELGEQVFQTALDLAQHYQAQMMLIHVLSPTNESYPDPIFTTPLASGVYVGLHEEVMRAYAEQWENFEQKGLDMLRNLTQIAIEKGVPTEFTQALGDAGRAICDLAKDWESDLIVLGRRGLKGLSEFFLGSVSNYVLHNAHCSVLTVQRRRD
- the rpe gene encoding ribulose-phosphate 3-epimerase; this translates as MSAKPVVIAPSILSADFSRLGEEIQAVDRAGADWIHVDVMDGRFVPNITIGPLIVEAIRPLTQKPLDVHLMIVEPEKYVADFAKAGADIISVHAEHNASPHLHRTLCQIRELGKQAGVVLNPSSPLELIEYVLDVCDLVLIMSVNPGFGGQKFIPAVLPKIRRLRQLCEERGLDPWIEVDGGLKVDNTWQVLEAGANAIVAGSAVFKAPDYAAAIAGIRHSKRPSPELVTA
- the thiL gene encoding thiamine-phosphate kinase; translated protein: MLTLADCGELELIARLRPYCHRELIGDDAAVLSLPSGEQLVVSTDVLVEGVHFSLGMTDTPVTMTPVDVGWRSLAANLSDLAAMGALPLGLTVGLAAPRNCPVATIEGIYQGMATCAQAYGTSIIGGDTCRSSVLSLSITVLGSAPRERIIYRDRAKVGDVIVVTGLHGASRAGLECLLHPQWASTVPEELRQAWIQAHQRPQPRLDLVPWLHQHLPPSRIAGMDSSDGLAAAVLQICQASGVGAVLWAEQIPKVSHLDPQQALTWALYGGEDFELVLCVPRELATEVCTAAGNNAAMVGEIVPETTVQLQQAGKTLPLQPQQLFQHF
- a CDS encoding tRNA-(ms[2]io[6]A)-hydroxylase, which encodes MPTVLCSPFSVAVIETPVRIKCLVQPTRPEWVMQAIAHLDTILLDHSHCERKAASVAINLMFRYPSHKRLVDALTDIAQEELEHFRQVNQQLERRHIALAPLSAPPYASRLNAAVRPQEPDRFLDTLLVCALIEARSHERLQLLAQHCPDRELAEFFASLVTSEARHYGTYWYLAYEFFGQEAVENRLRKLATLESEILSTPYPLPRIHS
- a CDS encoding TIGR02652 family protein translates to MISSGSHYPIFGPEIRCPHCRQVIPALTLTDTYLCPRHGPFEANAKTGELMHLQSGRIWRLWDGEWYRQHTHPDGIRFEIHDALDRLYTQGYRATKVIIAERYRDLFCAYLERSTPWRGPTDPQMLRLFGLPVEFSPPASQEERWDVINFDLEKEPGTPIRPPYFRMFD